One segment of Ferrovum sp. PN-J185 DNA contains the following:
- the ndk gene encoding nucleoside-diphosphate kinase produces MAIERTLSIIKPDAVKKNVIGQIYSRFEQAGLKIVAARMAQLSQAEAEGFYAVHKERPFFKDLVSFMISGPVMIQVLEGEGAILKNRDLMGATDPKKAAPGTIRADFADSIDANAVHGSDAPETAAVEIAYFFPALNVYSR; encoded by the coding sequence ATGGCTATTGAGCGTACCTTATCTATTATTAAACCCGATGCAGTCAAAAAGAATGTAATCGGACAAATTTATAGTCGTTTTGAACAGGCTGGATTAAAAATTGTTGCAGCAAGAATGGCTCAATTATCTCAAGCTGAAGCAGAAGGATTTTATGCCGTACATAAAGAGCGTCCTTTCTTTAAAGACCTCGTTTCTTTTATGATTTCAGGTCCAGTTATGATCCAAGTCTTAGAAGGTGAAGGTGCTATTCTTAAAAATCGTGATTTGATGGGCGCGACCGATCCTAAGAAAGCTGCTCCCGGAACCATCCGCGCTGATTTTGCTGATAGCATTGATGCCAATGCCGTACATGGCTCAGATGCGCCAGAAACTGCTGCTGTGGAGATTGCTTATTTTTTCCCAGCTCTTAACGTATATTCACGATAA
- the hisS gene encoding histidine--tRNA ligase, translated as MGQLKFQGIRGMNDILPQSSALWGALEQELRQWLTQYGYLEIRTPMVEDTGLFVRSIGEVTDIVEKEMYSFEDRLNQDSLTLRPEGTASCVRSVIEHNLLYSGPQKLWYQGPMFRHERPQKGRYRQFHQCGVEALGFSGPDIDAEMILMTHRLWQRLGLKHVSLEINSIGSLETRQAYRSTLIEYFTAHQDKLDDDSKRRLHTNPLRILDSKNPELTQLIDNAPKLIDQLDDYSKTHFEQLKHLLDHAGIPYHINTRLVRGLDYYNATVFEWTTTLLGAQSTICGGGRYDKLVEQLGGKAAPACGFAMGIERLLALIEEEGNLTSLPTYPEVFVIHQGNGTLEVSFKLAELLRDLGIRVLTYCGDGNFKNQMKRADQSQAHYALIVGENELASGRYVFKPLRGQGEQQLFSEAELINFFNEK; from the coding sequence ATGGGGCAATTAAAATTTCAAGGTATTAGAGGGATGAATGATATTCTTCCTCAATCTTCTGCTTTATGGGGAGCCTTGGAACAAGAATTAAGACAATGGCTTACTCAGTATGGGTACCTAGAAATTCGTACGCCAATGGTTGAGGATACGGGGTTGTTTGTTCGCTCGATCGGGGAGGTCACGGATATTGTTGAAAAAGAAATGTATAGTTTTGAGGATCGTCTTAATCAGGATAGCTTAACACTTAGACCCGAAGGTACTGCCTCATGTGTGCGCTCAGTGATTGAGCACAATTTACTTTATTCAGGTCCACAAAAGCTATGGTATCAAGGACCGATGTTTCGCCATGAGCGGCCACAAAAAGGGCGCTATCGCCAGTTTCATCAGTGCGGCGTAGAAGCCCTTGGTTTTAGTGGGCCTGATATTGATGCAGAAATGATTTTAATGACGCACCGCTTATGGCAGCGCTTAGGTTTAAAACATGTTAGTTTAGAAATTAACAGTATTGGTAGCCTTGAAACTAGACAGGCATATCGCTCTACACTTATCGAATATTTTACTGCTCATCAAGATAAATTAGATGATGACAGTAAAAGACGTTTACATACTAATCCGTTAAGGATACTTGATAGTAAAAATCCTGAATTGACTCAATTAATTGATAATGCTCCTAAGTTAATTGATCAATTAGATGACTATTCAAAGACGCATTTTGAACAATTAAAACATTTATTAGATCATGCTGGCATTCCTTACCATATCAATACCAGATTAGTACGCGGTCTTGATTATTACAATGCCACCGTGTTTGAGTGGACCACTACTTTACTCGGTGCACAAAGTACGATTTGTGGTGGTGGTCGTTACGATAAACTAGTTGAGCAGCTTGGCGGTAAAGCCGCACCAGCTTGCGGTTTTGCAATGGGTATTGAAAGACTATTGGCACTCATAGAAGAAGAGGGTAATTTAACTTCTCTCCCGACTTACCCTGAAGTATTTGTTATACATCAGGGAAATGGTACTCTTGAAGTATCTTTTAAACTTGCTGAATTACTGCGTGATCTAGGAATTCGAGTACTTACCTACTGCGGTGATGGGAACTTTAAAAATCAAATGAAACGAGCTGATCAGTCACAAGCACACTATGCTTTGATCGTTGGAGAGAATGAATTGGCCAGTGGGCGTTATGTGTTTAAGCCGCTGAGAGGTCAAGGTGAGCAACAATTGTTCTCAGAAGCTGAATTAATCAATTTTTTTAATGAGAAATAA
- the accA gene encoding acetyl-CoA carboxylase carboxyl transferase subunit alpha has product MKTVFLEFEQPIGELEAKIEDLRFVQEDSAVDISQEIERLQKKSQTLTKDIYSNLSAWQIAQVARHSQRPYTLDYIEHIFTDFEELHGDRGFADDPAIVGGIARFQGRPVMIIGHQKGRDTKDRIYRNFGQARPEGYRKALRLMRLAEKFNMPIMTFIDTPGAYPGIGAEERGQSEAIGRNLYEMAALKTPIISTIIGEGGSGGALAIAVGDMTLMLQYSVYSVISPEGCAAILWKTGDKTSDAAEALNITAPRLKSLGLIDKIINEPLGGAHRDVQSMAQSLRRTLQEALKTVDELSVDELLARRFERLMSYGKFKEIRS; this is encoded by the coding sequence ATGAAAACTGTTTTTTTAGAATTTGAACAACCGATCGGTGAACTCGAAGCCAAGATTGAAGATCTTCGTTTTGTTCAGGAAGACTCGGCTGTGGATATTTCACAGGAAATTGAGAGGCTACAAAAAAAGAGTCAAACTCTGACCAAAGACATTTACTCTAATTTAAGTGCCTGGCAGATTGCTCAGGTAGCAAGACATAGCCAACGACCCTACACGCTTGACTATATCGAGCATATTTTTACTGATTTTGAAGAGCTTCATGGTGATAGAGGTTTCGCAGATGATCCTGCGATCGTTGGGGGGATAGCTCGTTTTCAAGGCCGTCCAGTAATGATTATTGGCCACCAGAAAGGACGTGATACAAAAGACAGGATATACCGAAATTTTGGTCAAGCACGCCCTGAGGGATATCGAAAAGCATTGCGTCTCATGCGTTTAGCTGAAAAGTTTAATATGCCAATTATGACCTTTATTGATACGCCAGGTGCCTATCCTGGAATTGGCGCTGAAGAGCGTGGTCAGTCAGAGGCTATTGGTAGAAATTTATATGAGATGGCAGCGCTTAAAACACCCATCATCTCCACCATAATTGGTGAGGGAGGGTCAGGCGGCGCATTGGCCATCGCCGTGGGCGACATGACTCTCATGTTGCAGTATTCCGTTTATTCAGTTATTTCACCTGAAGGTTGCGCTGCGATTCTTTGGAAAACAGGGGATAAAACCAGTGATGCAGCAGAGGCGTTGAATATTACTGCACCTCGTCTAAAGTCGCTGGGTTTAATCGATAAGATTATTAATGAGCCATTAGGTGGAGCGCACCGAGATGTACAAAGCATGGCTCAATCTCTTCGCCGTACTTTGCAAGAAGCACTTAAAACTGTTGATGAACTATCTGTTGATGAGCTACTCGCCCGTCGTTTTGAAAGACTGATGAGCTATGGCAAATTCAAGGAAATCCGCAGTTAA
- a CDS encoding helix-turn-helix domain-containing protein: MTDNINTHDENNVSLGQLLMQAREAKGLSLIDVSDKLKFSVKQLTYLENNQFDQLLSPYLVRAMLRAYAKFLVLSEEPLIDELEKVLPAARVQTFDKQAVAVKPKNVSFSTGKNTQNRFGFKIILLGVLLILLLSLFLWFQKSHNHKSEGTLAPLKNESPEKTDSNKSNTLSTVPDSSKSVDSSNTYNTNQSNSTEVINHPLASPAQATPSSVTSLEQKIDASPSGVSQDKAPINSIQNSNH, from the coding sequence ATGACTGATAATATAAATACTCATGACGAGAATAACGTTAGCCTTGGTCAACTATTGATGCAAGCTCGTGAGGCTAAAGGATTATCTCTTATTGATGTAAGTGATAAATTAAAGTTTTCTGTTAAGCAATTAACCTATTTAGAAAATAATCAGTTTGATCAATTGCTCAGTCCCTATTTAGTAAGAGCGATGTTACGTGCTTACGCAAAATTTCTTGTTTTGTCTGAAGAGCCTCTCATTGACGAACTAGAAAAGGTGCTACCTGCAGCTCGAGTTCAGACTTTTGATAAACAAGCGGTGGCTGTGAAACCAAAAAACGTTAGTTTCTCTACTGGTAAGAACACACAAAATCGTTTTGGCTTCAAAATTATACTACTTGGTGTTTTGTTAATTCTTCTACTCTCATTATTTTTGTGGTTTCAGAAATCACATAATCACAAGAGTGAGGGTACGTTAGCACCTTTAAAGAACGAGTCGCCCGAGAAAACTGATAGCAATAAATCCAATACGCTTTCAACTGTTCCTGATTCTAGTAAATCAGTTGATAGTAGTAACACCTATAATACTAATCAAAGTAATTCAACAGAAGTGATAAATCATCCATTGGCCTCTCCTGCCCAGGCAACACCTTCCTCTGTAACGTCTTTAGAGCAAAAAATCGATGCCTCTCCATCTGGAGTAAGTCAAGATAAAGCGCCTATAAATTCTATTCAAAATAGTAACCATTAA
- the tilS gene encoding tRNA lysidine(34) synthetase TilS: protein MANSRKSAVNLIDQVGQFLQKYITDHNSHITVAVSGGLDSVVLLYLCSQLTDQLQFRLSAVHINHQLQSINDEMQQHVIKLCEKLSIPLTVVAVNVELDSGLGLEKSARQARYNVYKTLDTDFLLLAHHANDQAETFLIQLFRGSGLPGLAAMPESRLLKPTTIQLLRPLIHVKRSVLYDYALTRQLTWVEDPTNQDSYYARNYIRQVLAPLIGNKFSHWVDTLNRTSLHLAKSQQLLDTLALIDLQQCTLDNRLDGRKVVALGEERAANLVRYWLVKTNLPVLQEAQWQSWWQQVKTRKQDTHPRLDFAGVSLVSDNNYWYIINNIAPWQTITVSTWQLNDIEIPYVGVLTSQRVLGKGVKETSLNQCVTLKRREGGESLKVHSQRPHKEIKQLFQELHIPLWQRDRWPFISDEKGLIAIPGVATELVHQAGPDEWGIVLIWRFYYINGQGDALHVKI from the coding sequence ATGGCAAATTCAAGGAAATCCGCAGTTAATCTCATTGATCAGGTTGGTCAGTTTTTACAGAAATACATTACTGACCATAACTCTCATATCACAGTTGCGGTGAGCGGAGGATTAGACTCTGTTGTTTTGCTTTATCTTTGTTCACAATTAACTGACCAATTACAATTTCGTTTATCTGCAGTACACATTAATCATCAATTACAGAGCATAAATGATGAGATGCAACAACATGTCATTAAATTATGTGAGAAGTTATCTATTCCTTTAACAGTTGTAGCAGTTAATGTTGAGCTTGATTCGGGTCTCGGTCTTGAAAAATCAGCAAGGCAAGCCCGTTATAATGTTTATAAAACATTAGATACAGATTTCTTATTATTAGCCCATCATGCCAATGATCAGGCTGAAACATTTTTAATACAGTTGTTTAGAGGGTCTGGATTGCCTGGGCTTGCTGCTATGCCGGAAAGTAGATTGTTAAAACCGACGACCATTCAGTTACTTAGGCCTTTAATTCATGTTAAACGATCTGTATTGTATGACTACGCGCTAACGCGACAATTAACCTGGGTTGAAGACCCAACCAATCAAGATAGTTATTATGCAAGAAACTATATAAGACAAGTCCTGGCACCTCTAATTGGCAATAAGTTTTCGCACTGGGTTGATACCCTCAACCGCACCAGTCTACATCTAGCCAAATCACAACAGCTACTTGACACCTTAGCGCTGATTGATCTTCAGCAGTGCACTCTCGATAACAGACTCGATGGGAGAAAGGTTGTTGCTTTGGGAGAAGAGAGAGCCGCTAATCTTGTTCGTTATTGGTTAGTAAAAACAAATCTCCCTGTTTTACAAGAGGCGCAGTGGCAATCATGGTGGCAACAAGTTAAGACTCGTAAACAAGATACTCATCCGCGCCTTGATTTCGCGGGGGTTTCATTAGTTAGTGATAATAATTACTGGTATATAATCAACAACATAGCCCCATGGCAAACAATAACAGTATCCACTTGGCAGTTGAATGACATAGAAATTCCTTATGTTGGTGTATTAACTAGCCAGCGCGTATTAGGAAAAGGGGTCAAAGAAACCTCTTTAAATCAGTGTGTTACGCTTAAAAGACGAGAGGGAGGTGAAAGCCTTAAAGTGCATTCTCAGCGCCCGCACAAAGAGATAAAACAGCTCTTTCAAGAATTACACATTCCGCTTTGGCAACGTGATAGATGGCCTTTTATCAGTGATGAAAAGGGACTAATTGCTATCCCAGGAGTGGCAACAGAGTTAGTTCATCAGGCTGGGCCTGATGAATGGGGTATTGTACTTATCTGGCGTTTTTACTATATAAATGGCCAGGGTGATGCGCTGCATGTTAAAATCTAG
- the ispG gene encoding flavodoxin-dependent (E)-4-hydroxy-3-methylbut-2-enyl-diphosphate synthase: MNTIIKRRVSREVKVGEIRVGGNAPIVVQSMTNTDTADIDKTIEQVIALSKAGSEIVRITVNTAEAAQSVPIIVKELRRQSCYTPLVGDFHFNGHKLLTEFPDCAKALDKYRINPGNVGRGSKKDEQFATLIELAIRYEKPIRIGVNWGSLDQDMLARFMDENATTANPLSIEELTRKALVASALESAHMAQKLGLQENNIILSCKVSGVQDLIHVYRDLAARCDYPLHLGLTEAGMGSKGIVASSAAMGILLQEGIGDTIRVSLTPEPKGDRTLEVRVAQELLQTMGLRAFTPMVTACPGCGRTTSTYFQELASDIQEFLRNSMPLWKTQYKGVENLHVAVMGCVVNGPGESKLANIGISLPGSGERPVAPVYVDGEKTVTLKGDNIADEFKAIVTDYIKRKYQ, encoded by the coding sequence ATGAACACGATAATCAAAAGACGAGTCAGTCGTGAGGTGAAAGTTGGTGAAATTCGTGTGGGTGGTAATGCCCCGATTGTAGTTCAATCAATGACCAATACTGACACAGCAGATATTGATAAAACTATTGAGCAGGTTATTGCTTTGTCTAAAGCAGGTTCAGAGATAGTAAGAATTACTGTTAATACAGCAGAAGCTGCCCAAAGTGTTCCTATTATTGTTAAAGAGTTACGGCGTCAATCTTGTTACACACCTTTGGTTGGGGATTTTCATTTTAATGGGCATAAACTACTTACTGAATTTCCAGACTGTGCCAAAGCTTTAGATAAATATCGAATTAATCCAGGCAATGTTGGACGTGGTTCTAAAAAAGATGAGCAATTTGCTACCTTGATTGAATTGGCTATACGTTATGAAAAACCAATTCGAATTGGTGTCAATTGGGGAAGTCTCGATCAAGATATGTTGGCACGTTTTATGGATGAAAATGCAACGACTGCCAACCCCTTATCTATTGAAGAACTAACCCGCAAAGCACTGGTAGCCTCTGCTCTTGAGAGCGCTCACATGGCGCAGAAATTAGGATTACAAGAAAATAATATTATTCTGTCCTGTAAAGTAAGTGGCGTACAGGATTTGATTCACGTATATCGTGATCTTGCTGCGCGATGTGATTATCCATTGCATTTGGGATTAACTGAAGCTGGGATGGGTAGTAAAGGGATCGTTGCGTCAAGTGCAGCCATGGGGATTTTATTACAAGAAGGCATTGGTGACACAATTCGAGTATCACTTACACCGGAGCCCAAAGGTGATCGAACGCTGGAAGTTAGGGTGGCGCAGGAACTGTTACAGACTATGGGGTTACGTGCTTTTACGCCAATGGTTACTGCTTGCCCGGGATGTGGCCGAACAACTAGCACGTACTTTCAAGAGTTAGCAAGTGACATTCAAGAGTTTTTAAGAAATTCAATGCCACTATGGAAGACTCAGTATAAAGGTGTTGAAAACCTTCATGTGGCTGTGATGGGTTGTGTGGTCAATGGACCTGGAGAGAGTAAGTTGGCAAACATAGGTATAAGCTTGCCGGGTTCCGGAGAAAGACCTGTTGCTCCAGTTTATGTTGATGGTGAGAAAACAGTTACCTTAAAGGGTGACAATATTGCAGACGAGTTTAAAGCAATAGTGACCGATTATATAAAAAGAAAATATCAATAG
- the hfq gene encoding RNA chaperone Hfq has product MSTKGQLLQDPFLNALRKEHIPVSIYLVNGIKLQGQVESFDQYVVLLKNTTTQMVYKHAISTVVPARSVSMPNETALED; this is encoded by the coding sequence ATGAGCACTAAGGGCCAACTATTACAAGACCCGTTTTTGAACGCGTTGAGAAAAGAACATATTCCAGTTTCTATCTATTTGGTTAATGGTATTAAATTGCAAGGTCAAGTTGAGTCGTTTGATCAATATGTGGTTTTATTGAAAAACACAACAACACAAATGGTGTATAAACACGCCATATCTACTGTAGTTCCTGCACGATCAGTATCAATGCCTAATGAGACTGCCCTTGAGGATTAA
- the rlmN gene encoding 23S rRNA (adenine(2503)-C(2))-methyltransferase RlmN yields the protein MTVNLLGLTQKELAEFFVELGEKPFRAKQVMKWIHQLGVSDFNDMTDVAKSLRDKLTQLAVVAVPKLLNEQLSSDGTRKWLLELTPGNAIETVFIPEDDRGTLCVSSQVGCALACTFCSTGRQGFNRNLTTAEIIGQIWWAYKALGKNPKGERVISNVVLMGMGEPLLNFDAVINTLSILLDDMAYGLSRRRVTLSTSGVIPALQRLQEQMPVALAVSLHAPNDALRDILVPINQKYPLKQLMQACQSYVKAGPRDFITFEYVMLKDVNDSDKQARELIQLVKDIPCKFNLIPFNPFPGSGYETSTSQRIKSFKDILVQHGFIVTVRKTRGDDIDAACGQLAGKVIDKSRRHEKFMEIEND from the coding sequence ATGACTGTCAACTTGCTTGGGCTAACACAAAAAGAACTCGCTGAGTTTTTTGTAGAACTTGGAGAAAAACCTTTTCGTGCCAAGCAAGTGATGAAATGGATTCACCAGTTGGGAGTGTCTGATTTTAATGACATGACTGACGTAGCCAAGTCTCTTCGAGATAAGCTTACTCAGCTTGCTGTTGTAGCAGTACCGAAATTATTGAATGAACAGCTTTCATCTGATGGTACTCGAAAATGGCTGCTTGAATTAACCCCCGGTAACGCTATTGAAACCGTTTTTATTCCTGAAGACGATAGGGGTACTTTATGTGTCTCGTCACAAGTGGGTTGTGCACTCGCTTGCACCTTTTGTTCGACGGGGCGCCAAGGATTCAATAGAAATTTAACCACGGCAGAAATTATTGGCCAGATTTGGTGGGCCTACAAAGCGTTAGGAAAAAACCCTAAAGGTGAGAGAGTCATTAGTAATGTTGTACTAATGGGTATGGGAGAGCCATTACTGAATTTTGATGCTGTTATTAATACTTTATCCATTCTTTTAGATGATATGGCTTATGGGCTATCGAGAAGAAGAGTAACTTTGTCCACATCAGGTGTTATCCCTGCACTACAACGTTTACAAGAGCAAATGCCTGTGGCCTTAGCTGTGTCATTGCATGCACCTAATGATGCATTACGCGATATTTTGGTGCCAATAAATCAAAAATATCCACTAAAACAACTCATGCAAGCATGTCAGTCCTATGTGAAAGCAGGACCAAGAGACTTTATTACATTTGAGTACGTTATGCTTAAAGACGTGAATGATTCAGACAAACAGGCAAGAGAGCTTATTCAACTGGTGAAGGATATTCCTTGTAAATTCAACTTGATTCCCTTTAATCCATTCCCTGGAAGTGGTTATGAAACCTCAACCAGTCAACGTATTAAAAGCTTTAAAGATATTTTGGTGCAACACGGTTTTATTGTCACAGTAAGAAAAACCAGAGGTGATGATATTGATGCTGCCTGTGGTCAGCTCGCTGGGAAAGTAATTGATAAAAGCCGACGACATGAGAAATTTATGGAGATTGAAAATGACTGA
- the bamB gene encoding outer membrane protein assembly factor BamB yields the protein MSNNFLVKHTKWLMVLFFLTSCSSSSIVVSKLKPLKDKQQFTIKWSDHPGSAKDPLLESVVTDDAIYVGTYKGKVYSYKVNDGDTNWRIDTNSNLTAGIGYGAGDIFVADNKGILYAYDLQGKAQWHVPLGSEMSSAPQSSNDVIVVTTEDGHIYGLAAQDGSQKWLLVRNMPSLVLRNATGMTVTRGAAFVGVPGGHLLAIDVNTGNIGWESAVSIPRGATELERMNDVMGHPALGEADVCAASYQGKVACMDLPRGSIIWAHDLNTVGPVAASDNKIYAADEKGNIYSYYRSSGAIDWKNESLEGRFLSAPAATSDYVIVGDIKGVVHILSRIDGSELSRIDTDGSAITKQPLIINSNTFFIQTHDGHVYVIIAESK from the coding sequence ATGAGTAATAATTTTCTTGTAAAACACACCAAGTGGTTGATGGTTTTATTTTTTTTGACTAGTTGTAGTTCCAGCTCAATTGTCGTATCAAAATTAAAACCATTAAAAGACAAACAACAATTTACTATTAAGTGGTCTGATCATCCTGGATCTGCAAAGGATCCTTTACTTGAGTCTGTGGTGACTGACGATGCAATCTATGTAGGTACATATAAAGGAAAAGTATATTCTTATAAAGTTAACGATGGTGATACCAATTGGCGTATCGACACCAACTCAAATTTAACTGCGGGTATCGGATATGGTGCTGGAGATATCTTTGTAGCGGACAATAAAGGAATACTTTATGCCTATGACTTGCAAGGTAAAGCACAGTGGCATGTTCCTTTAGGTAGTGAAATGTCATCAGCACCACAGTCCTCCAATGATGTCATTGTTGTAACAACTGAAGATGGCCATATCTACGGACTTGCTGCACAGGATGGCTCACAAAAATGGCTATTGGTTAGAAATATGCCCTCTTTGGTGTTACGTAATGCAACGGGGATGACTGTTACCAGAGGCGCTGCGTTTGTTGGTGTTCCTGGCGGGCACTTGCTTGCAATTGATGTGAATACGGGCAATATTGGTTGGGAGTCGGCTGTTTCAATTCCTAGGGGTGCCACCGAACTTGAGCGTATGAACGATGTTATGGGACATCCGGCTTTAGGAGAGGCTGATGTCTGTGCCGCCAGTTATCAGGGTAAAGTTGCCTGTATGGATCTTCCCAGAGGGAGTATCATCTGGGCTCATGACTTAAATACAGTTGGTCCAGTAGCTGCTTCTGATAATAAAATTTATGCTGCAGACGAAAAAGGAAATATTTATTCTTATTATCGCTCTAGTGGTGCTATAGATTGGAAAAACGAATCACTTGAGGGGCGCTTTTTATCTGCTCCTGCAGCAACATCTGACTATGTTATTGTGGGTGACATCAAAGGGGTTGTTCATATCTTGAGTCGCATTGATGGTAGTGAATTATCAAGAATAGATACAGATGGATCGGCCATTACCAAACAACCCTTAATCATTAACAGTAATACTTTTTTTATTCAAACACATGACGGTCATGTGTATGTAATTATTGCAGAAAGCAAATAA
- the der gene encoding ribosome biogenesis GTPase Der, whose amino-acid sequence MIPTIVIVGRPNVGKSTLFNRLTKTRDALVADLPGLTRDRHYGRAKFEDFQYFIVDTGGFEPIAKDGILLEMAKQTLQAMDEADRIIFLTDGRSGLTPGDRRVAEELRLRGKHVTLAVNKLEGMPVDMATAEFYELGMGEPWAISSAHGEGIHDLLEEVFKGLAPEQQPTTQEEVDQSIPRIAIVGRPNVGKSTLINQLLGEERVIAFDQPGTTRDSIEIEFERQGKKYLLIDTAGLRRRGKVFEAIEKFSVIKTMQAVESANVVVMTLDAQQDISEQDAHIAGYVVSTGRAVVVAINKWDGLDNYQKDKVKNEVARKLFFLDFAQYHFISALKGSGVSGLLPSIDKAYAAAMAKLSTPKLTRVLHDAVTQHQPAKAGPFRPKLRYAHQGGHNPPIVIIHGSAINHIADSYKRYLENTFQKAFDLKGTPLRVEFRQGHNPFADRKPKPLTEAEENRLRRKRRRGRKLFGKS is encoded by the coding sequence ATGATTCCAACGATTGTTATCGTTGGTCGACCTAACGTTGGTAAATCAACGTTATTTAACCGATTAACAAAAACTCGCGATGCCTTGGTAGCTGATTTGCCTGGTCTTACTCGTGACCGTCATTACGGTCGAGCAAAATTTGAGGATTTTCAGTATTTTATTGTTGATACAGGAGGCTTCGAGCCTATTGCTAAAGACGGTATTTTACTTGAAATGGCTAAACAAACCTTACAGGCGATGGACGAGGCTGACCGAATTATTTTTCTTACTGATGGTCGATCTGGTCTTACTCCTGGAGACAGACGTGTTGCTGAAGAATTAAGATTGAGAGGTAAACATGTCACTCTCGCAGTCAATAAACTCGAGGGAATGCCTGTTGATATGGCAACTGCGGAGTTTTATGAGTTGGGTATGGGAGAGCCTTGGGCCATTTCCTCTGCCCACGGTGAAGGAATACATGATTTATTAGAAGAAGTTTTTAAAGGTTTAGCACCTGAGCAACAACCTACTACCCAAGAAGAAGTTGATCAAAGCATTCCGCGTATTGCTATAGTAGGGCGTCCTAATGTGGGAAAATCTACCTTAATTAATCAATTATTGGGGGAGGAAAGAGTCATTGCGTTTGATCAACCCGGTACCACTCGAGACAGTATTGAAATAGAATTTGAGCGACAAGGAAAAAAATATCTATTAATTGATACGGCGGGACTGCGCCGACGTGGCAAAGTGTTTGAGGCCATCGAAAAGTTTTCGGTTATTAAAACAATGCAAGCTGTGGAAAGTGCTAATGTTGTTGTCATGACATTAGATGCGCAGCAAGATATCTCAGAACAGGATGCCCATATAGCAGGTTATGTGGTTAGTACAGGGCGTGCTGTGGTGGTAGCTATTAATAAATGGGATGGACTCGACAATTATCAAAAAGATAAAGTTAAAAATGAAGTGGCAAGAAAATTATTCTTTTTGGATTTTGCTCAATACCATTTTATTTCAGCGTTAAAAGGGAGTGGTGTATCAGGATTATTACCCTCTATTGATAAAGCTTATGCAGCGGCAATGGCTAAATTATCAACACCTAAATTGACCCGCGTATTGCATGATGCCGTAACACAACATCAACCGGCAAAGGCGGGGCCCTTTAGACCTAAACTAAGATATGCCCATCAGGGGGGGCATAATCCACCGATTGTGATTATTCATGGTAGTGCAATCAACCATATCGCAGATTCGTATAAACGTTATTTAGAAAATACGTTTCAAAAAGCCTTCGATTTAAAAGGGACTCCGCTACGAGTTGAGTTTAGACAAGGACATAACCCCTTTGCGGATCGAAAACCAAAACCCTTAACTGAAGCAGAGGAAAATCGCTTAAGACGTAAAAGAAGGCGTGGTAGAAAGCTGTTTGGAAAATCATAA
- a CDS encoding YfgM family protein, whose translation MYDHQEQEQIEDIKAWWKLYGKFVSLGIVVVIIGYAMYQGYNYYQQSQNEKAGVLFEAVQNTFRTQDTKQTLTAAKRLQEAYPSSPLSSRAALISAFLSHKTGHDDDAINELNWVESHTHEAMLVDLSRLRHAGILADQKKYNEALDLLSQNKDPAMLAATLDLKGDIYTLLGKNTEAKNSYQQIIDQSGSQNTLFKQLAQVKLDALGGRSK comes from the coding sequence ATGTACGATCATCAAGAACAAGAACAGATAGAAGATATTAAGGCCTGGTGGAAACTGTATGGTAAATTTGTTAGCTTGGGTATAGTGGTTGTGATTATTGGTTACGCTATGTACCAGGGTTATAACTATTATCAACAATCACAAAATGAAAAAGCTGGTGTACTGTTTGAGGCTGTTCAAAATACTTTTCGTACACAAGACACAAAACAAACATTAACTGCTGCAAAACGTCTACAGGAAGCTTATCCATCAAGTCCTTTATCAAGTAGAGCAGCGTTAATCAGCGCCTTCTTAAGCCACAAGACAGGTCATGACGATGATGCTATCAACGAGCTAAATTGGGTTGAGTCACATACTCATGAAGCCATGTTAGTTGATTTATCAAGGTTGCGTCATGCGGGGATTTTAGCTGATCAAAAAAAATACAATGAAGCCTTGGATTTATTAAGTCAAAATAAAGATCCTGCAATGCTAGCTGCTACGCTTGATTTGAAAGGAGATATTTATACGCTTCTTGGCAAAAATACAGAAGCAAAAAACAGTTATCAACAAATTATTGATCAATCAGGTTCTCAGAATACCTTGTTCAAACAACTTGCACAGGTTAAGTTAGATGCGCTTGGCGGGAGAAGTAAATAA